In Chitinibacter sp. SCUT-21, a single genomic region encodes these proteins:
- the fliQ gene encoding flagellar biosynthesis protein FliQ, producing the protein MTPETVVTLLQKAMEIMVLLCGPVLIATLVSGLVISIFQAATQINEATLSFIPKLLIAFLVLVLAGPWMLELAMDYTIRLYQSIPQVIG; encoded by the coding sequence ATGACGCCCGAAACAGTCGTTACATTATTGCAAAAAGCCATGGAAATCATGGTGCTACTCTGTGGCCCCGTTTTGATCGCCACGCTGGTTTCCGGTTTGGTGATCAGTATTTTTCAGGCTGCCACGCAGATCAATGAGGCGACGCTGTCGTTTATTCCCAAGCTCTTAATTGCATTCTTGGTGCTGGTACTGGCTGGCCCGTGGATGCTGGAATTGGCGATGGATTACACCATCCGTCTGTATCAAAGCATTCCACAAGTGATAGGCTAA
- the fliM gene encoding flagellar motor switch protein FliM, whose amino-acid sequence MADDILSQEEVDALLRGVTGEQDEVEEEVDPHAVRDYDIGRQERIVRGRMPTLEIINERFARNLRIALFNFMRRNAEISVGPIRVQKYSEFIRNLVVPTNLNMIHMKPLRGTGLFIFDPDFVFLVVDNLFGSDGRYHVRVEGRDFTPTEQRIIQRLLEVVFEEFQKAWQPVFECEFAYVRSEMNTQFANIATPTEVVVAYTFKIELGAGGGDFHVCLPYSMIEPIRDLLYSSMQADRIEADNRWTNLMRKQVQHAEVDLVATLGESTITLGEILSLKVGDVIPVDIPEIITASVDSVPVLECKYGILHKQYALKVEKLLTTAESLSGQEEEHVEEDHG is encoded by the coding sequence ATGGCTGACGATATCCTATCCCAAGAAGAAGTCGATGCGCTGCTGCGTGGCGTAACGGGCGAGCAAGACGAGGTCGAGGAAGAAGTCGACCCGCATGCCGTCCGTGACTACGATATTGGTCGGCAGGAGCGCATTGTGCGTGGGCGTATGCCTACGTTGGAAATCATTAACGAGCGGTTTGCCCGTAATTTACGCATTGCCTTATTCAATTTCATGCGCCGCAACGCCGAAATCAGCGTTGGCCCAATTCGAGTACAAAAATACAGTGAATTTATTCGTAATTTGGTCGTGCCGACCAATTTAAATATGATTCATATGAAGCCTTTGCGTGGCACTGGCTTATTTATTTTTGACCCCGATTTCGTATTCTTGGTCGTTGACAATTTATTCGGCTCCGATGGGCGCTATCACGTTCGCGTTGAGGGGCGTGATTTTACGCCGACCGAGCAGCGTATTATTCAGCGCTTGCTTGAAGTGGTTTTTGAAGAGTTTCAAAAAGCTTGGCAGCCGGTGTTTGAGTGCGAATTTGCCTATGTGCGCTCTGAAATGAACACACAGTTTGCCAATATCGCAACGCCGACCGAAGTGGTCGTCGCATATACATTTAAGATTGAGCTAGGCGCGGGTGGCGGCGATTTTCACGTCTGTTTGCCGTATTCGATGATTGAGCCAATCCGCGACTTACTCTACAGCAGTATGCAGGCCGATCGAATTGAGGCAGATAACCGCTGGACCAATCTAATGCGCAAACAAGTGCAGCATGCTGAAGTTGATCTGGTGGCGACGCTGGGTGAATCCACTATTACGCTAGGCGAAATCCTCAGCTTAAAGGTTGGCGACGTCATTCCTGTCGATATTCCTGAGATCATTACCGCGTCTGTTGATAGTGTGCCTGTGCTTGAGTGTAAGTATGGTATTCTTCACAAGCAATACGCCCTTAAAGTTGAAAAACTGCTAACGACGGCGGAGTCGCTCAGTGGGCAAGAAGAGGAACACGTAGAGGAAGACCATGGCTGA
- a CDS encoding flagellar hook-length control protein FliK encodes MASGANNSVNLLSASPRVSDSKSTRDVAQNSSADFGAQFKNELNKAQAKPAENTSVNKSADQSNKGQAGEEVSRPAEAQVANSPANKGKEASAAQTDEADEAQAQSATPLDANLLALISASQAMPLATPTTMQKTTPELIDSADLLAESKTDTASLANLGKLSSAIASSAEDGKLMQGDAQQQSTDQPGMDWLGAAAKIAGAELESAEGLPLDAKSLMAKTDNLFADALTNKMNATLAGPSGVAPTQLSTSVHVASQANSANPAHLAAQYIDTPVQDARWGDAVAQRVSMMLGKQEQQIEMQLNPPNLGPMEVRLNLGSEQASVIFTSQHAAVREALAAATPKLTALLADQGIVLQNVQVASDSLQQHQQNAFAQQQQRSDTPYGSANVGLNVAQQNSQVAERLHTLNELRVPVGSTRVSLFV; translated from the coding sequence ATGGCTAGTGGTGCAAATAACAGCGTTAATTTATTGAGTGCTTCACCGCGTGTAAGTGACAGCAAATCAACGCGTGATGTAGCACAAAACTCATCGGCTGACTTTGGTGCGCAATTTAAAAATGAGCTCAATAAGGCGCAAGCCAAACCCGCTGAAAACACTAGCGTGAATAAGTCGGCAGACCAAAGCAATAAAGGCCAAGCGGGCGAAGAAGTGAGTCGTCCCGCAGAGGCGCAAGTTGCCAATTCGCCAGCTAATAAAGGCAAGGAAGCAAGTGCTGCGCAAACTGATGAAGCGGACGAAGCTCAAGCGCAAAGCGCTACGCCGCTTGATGCCAACTTATTGGCCTTAATCAGTGCCAGCCAAGCTATGCCATTGGCTACGCCGACCACAATGCAGAAAACGACTCCAGAACTTATTGATTCTGCAGATCTATTGGCAGAATCAAAAACCGATACGGCTTCGCTAGCCAACTTAGGCAAGCTATCCTCTGCTATTGCGTCCTCAGCTGAAGATGGAAAGTTGATGCAGGGCGATGCGCAGCAGCAAAGCACGGATCAACCTGGCATGGATTGGTTAGGCGCAGCGGCAAAGATTGCCGGAGCGGAGCTTGAATCCGCCGAGGGTTTGCCGCTTGATGCTAAGTCGTTGATGGCGAAAACAGATAATCTTTTTGCGGATGCTTTAACAAATAAAATGAATGCAACATTGGCCGGGCCGTCAGGCGTGGCTCCTACGCAGCTATCAACGTCCGTTCATGTGGCCTCTCAGGCAAATTCAGCTAATCCCGCGCATTTAGCAGCTCAGTATATTGATACGCCAGTGCAAGATGCGCGTTGGGGGGATGCGGTAGCGCAACGGGTGAGTATGATGTTGGGCAAACAAGAGCAGCAAATTGAAATGCAGCTCAATCCGCCAAATTTAGGCCCGATGGAAGTGCGTTTGAATTTAGGCTCCGAACAAGCGAGTGTTATTTTTACGTCACAACACGCTGCAGTTCGTGAAGCGCTAGCGGCGGCAACCCCTAAATTAACGGCTTTACTGGCTGACCAAGGGATTGTTTTGCAAAATGTGCAGGTGGCATCCGACTCACTGCAGCAGCATCAACAAAATGCGTTTGCTCAGCAGCAGCAACGCTCTGATACACCGTATGGCTCGGCAAATGTGGGGCTGAATGTTGCGCAGCAAAATTCGCAGGTTGCTGAGCGATTGCACACCTTGAACGAATTAAGAGTGCCGGTGGGGTCAACACGGGTTAGTTTATTTGTCTGA
- a CDS encoding flagellar basal body-associated FliL family protein has product MSDAKAAPAADAAPKSKKNILLFAIIGLIVTVLLVGGLLAFFILKSPAEGSADEAVAEANAHAEEAKKEKEKKKKEKEKEGHTAPVFDKLQDQPFTVNLSGETESVLQVEIMVELAEEHDKERLKSIQPKALDAVNRLLRSKTLEQVKTTEGQETLAREIREALNHLLEAEAKDEGVLSVNFTKYFYQVQ; this is encoded by the coding sequence ATGTCTGACGCCAAAGCCGCTCCAGCTGCAGATGCAGCACCAAAATCGAAGAAAAATATCTTGCTGTTTGCCATTATCGGCTTGATTGTGACGGTGTTGCTGGTCGGAGGCTTGCTGGCCTTTTTTATTTTGAAATCTCCAGCTGAAGGTAGTGCTGACGAAGCGGTTGCTGAAGCCAATGCACATGCTGAAGAAGCTAAAAAAGAAAAAGAGAAAAAGAAAAAAGAGAAAGAAAAAGAAGGTCATACCGCGCCCGTGTTTGATAAGTTGCAAGATCAACCTTTTACCGTCAATTTATCGGGCGAGACAGAATCTGTGTTACAGGTTGAGATTATGGTTGAGTTGGCCGAAGAGCATGATAAGGAGCGTTTGAAATCAATTCAGCCTAAAGCGCTTGATGCTGTGAACCGACTATTGCGTTCAAAAACGCTAGAACAGGTGAAAACAACCGAAGGCCAAGAAACCTTAGCGCGTGAAATTCGTGAAGCTTTGAACCATTTGCTTGAAGCCGAAGCCAAAGATGAAGGTGTATTGAGCGTGAACTTTACGAAATATTTCTACCAAGTTCAGTAA
- the fliO gene encoding flagellar biosynthetic protein FliO produces MLQVLLALGLVLGLIVGAAWLMRRFSLVPGAGAGHLRVVSGVMVGQRERVVIVEVQDNWLVLGVTSEQVNLLHTMEKPEGVETPTPAAPAFAQWLQTAMEKRNGGKNAL; encoded by the coding sequence GTGCTCCAAGTGCTATTGGCTTTAGGCTTGGTACTGGGCTTGATTGTCGGGGCCGCATGGTTGATGCGCCGGTTTTCTTTGGTGCCGGGCGCTGGGGCTGGCCATTTGCGCGTGGTCTCTGGTGTGATGGTGGGGCAGCGCGAACGCGTGGTGATTGTTGAGGTGCAAGACAATTGGCTGGTGCTGGGTGTAACGAGCGAGCAGGTGAATTTATTGCACACGATGGAAAAACCTGAAGGCGTTGAGACACCGACACCCGCTGCACCAGCATTTGCGCAATGGCTGCAAACGGCGATGGAAAAGCGCAATGGAGGCAAAAATGCGCTTTAA
- the rluD gene encoding 23S rRNA pseudouridine(1911/1915/1917) synthase RluD — protein MMQSDIELDDYNDFSDTRVLTVPADLAGMRLDAALAKILPDFSRSRLATWIKDEQVMLDGAPATTKTKVWGGETLTVNVQADPNEVAFTAEDIPLDVIYEDDALIVINKPAGLVVHPGSGNWDGTLLNALLFHYPEVRQIPRAGIVHRLDKDTSGLMVVARTLPAQNNLVQQLQARTVKRHYLAVARGNIKRDGTVDEPIGRHPKDRTKMAVIHSGKESITHYLVLEKFADYTLIECRLETGRTHQIRVHMAHIKHSLAADQVYGTPPKLDISPEVRMALEELNRQALHARKLSLVHPVSGKTMEWKAPIPHDLEQLIFTLRADQELANDTYDEDDDEDDDHDCEIIYVRD, from the coding sequence ATGATGCAATCCGATATTGAACTCGACGATTATAACGACTTCTCAGACACCCGTGTCTTAACTGTGCCCGCTGATTTGGCAGGCATGCGACTGGACGCGGCACTGGCGAAGATTTTGCCTGATTTTTCACGCTCACGCTTGGCTACTTGGATCAAAGACGAACAAGTGATGCTCGATGGCGCACCCGCCACGACCAAAACCAAGGTCTGGGGCGGCGAAACGCTCACGGTTAACGTACAAGCCGACCCAAACGAAGTGGCCTTCACCGCGGAAGATATCCCGCTGGACGTCATTTATGAAGATGACGCGCTGATCGTGATCAACAAGCCCGCCGGCTTAGTGGTCCACCCCGGCAGCGGCAATTGGGACGGCACGCTGCTCAACGCCCTACTCTTTCATTACCCCGAAGTACGCCAAATTCCGCGTGCCGGCATTGTTCACCGCTTAGATAAGGACACCAGCGGTTTAATGGTCGTTGCACGCACACTGCCCGCTCAAAATAATTTAGTGCAACAGCTACAAGCCCGTACCGTCAAACGCCACTATTTGGCCGTGGCGCGCGGCAATATTAAACGCGATGGCACCGTGGATGAGCCGATTGGCCGCCACCCGAAAGATCGCACCAAAATGGCGGTGATTCATAGCGGTAAAGAATCAATCACGCACTACTTGGTGCTGGAAAAATTTGCCGACTACACGCTGATCGAATGTCGCCTGGAAACTGGCCGCACGCACCAGATTCGTGTGCATATGGCACATATCAAGCATTCGCTCGCGGCCGATCAGGTTTATGGCACGCCACCGAAGCTCGATATTTCGCCCGAAGTGCGCATGGCCTTGGAAGAACTCAATCGCCAAGCGCTGCACGCGCGCAAACTCTCGCTCGTACACCCAGTCAGCGGCAAGACGATGGAATGGAAAGCGCCGATTCCGCACGATCTGGAACAGCTAATCTTCACGCTGCGCGCAGATCAAGAATTGGCGAATGACACCTACGACGAAGACGACGATGAAGACGACGATCACGATTGCGAAATCATTTACGTTCGGGACTAA
- a CDS encoding outer membrane protein assembly factor BamD: MNKILPRIVVSALLFSLMVGCASTGTTNDETKDWSADKLFSEAKSQQASKDYKKSNEYFERLEARYPYGKYAQQAQLEIAYNNYKFDEPALALASLDRFMKQYPTHPSLDYAMYLKGLVTFNESQGFMSSLAKQDMSERDPKSAKESYNSFRELVQRFPDSKYSKDAQLRMGYLIGALANYELHVGRYYYKRGAYLAAANRGKALIDNYSHTKQVEGALGLMYHAYDKLGMTDYRDDAKRVLLKNFPDTKVLEQDVESDAYWWAPI; this comes from the coding sequence ATGAATAAGATTCTACCTCGAATCGTCGTTTCTGCCTTGCTGTTTAGCTTAATGGTTGGTTGTGCCAGTACCGGTACGACCAATGATGAAACGAAAGATTGGTCTGCGGACAAGTTGTTTTCAGAAGCCAAATCTCAGCAAGCCAGTAAAGATTACAAAAAATCCAACGAATATTTTGAGCGCCTAGAAGCGCGCTATCCGTATGGTAAATATGCACAACAAGCTCAGCTAGAAATCGCATATAACAACTATAAGTTCGACGAGCCGGCTTTAGCACTCGCTTCGCTTGATCGTTTTATGAAGCAGTATCCAACGCATCCAAGCTTGGATTACGCGATGTATTTAAAAGGGCTGGTGACATTTAACGAATCACAGGGCTTTATGTCTAGTCTTGCGAAGCAAGATATGTCTGAGCGTGACCCGAAATCGGCAAAAGAATCGTACAACTCATTCCGCGAGCTGGTGCAGCGGTTTCCAGATAGTAAGTACAGCAAAGACGCCCAATTGCGTATGGGTTATTTGATTGGCGCTTTGGCTAATTATGAGCTGCACGTCGGCCGTTACTACTACAAACGTGGCGCGTATTTGGCGGCGGCTAATCGCGGTAAAGCGCTGATCGATAACTACAGCCACACCAAGCAAGTCGAAGGTGCGTTGGGCTTGATGTACCATGCTTACGATAAACTCGGCATGACTGATTATCGCGATGATGCCAAGCGCGTTTTGCTGAAAAACTTTCCCGACACCAAAGTGCTGGAACAAGATGTGGAAAGCGATGCGTACTGGTGGGCGCCAATCTAG
- the ribA gene encoding GTP cyclohydrolase II, protein MPNATTELQKIATARLPTSAGEFTSHAFLNPQTGVEHLVLTLGDIAGDDVLIRLHSECLTGDALGSLRCDCGEQLQNALKQIQAQGRGALVYLRGHEGRGIGLCNKIYAYQLQDQGMDTVEANLAQGLPSDGRNYEDAAAMLKMLGIKSVRLMSNNPLKIDALNELGIPVTERLAHEVVANPENKKYLQTKKERMGHLLSTRGKK, encoded by the coding sequence ATGCCGAACGCCACCACTGAATTGCAAAAAATCGCCACTGCCCGCCTGCCGACTAGCGCGGGCGAATTCACTAGTCATGCCTTTCTTAACCCACAAACGGGTGTCGAACATTTGGTGCTGACGCTGGGCGATATTGCAGGCGACGACGTGTTGATTCGCCTACATTCGGAGTGCCTCACTGGCGATGCTTTAGGCTCGCTACGCTGCGATTGCGGTGAACAACTGCAAAATGCGCTCAAGCAAATTCAGGCTCAAGGTCGTGGGGCCTTGGTGTATTTGCGTGGTCACGAAGGCCGTGGCATCGGGCTATGCAATAAGATTTACGCCTACCAATTGCAAGACCAAGGCATGGATACGGTTGAAGCTAATTTAGCGCAAGGCTTACCAAGCGATGGGCGCAACTATGAAGATGCGGCGGCCATGCTAAAAATGCTAGGCATTAAATCGGTGCGGCTGATGAGCAATAATCCGCTTAAAATCGATGCGCTCAATGAGCTTGGCATTCCGGTGACCGAACGACTAGCCCATGAAGTGGTCGCCAACCCTGAAAATAAAAAGTACCTGCAGACCAAAAAAGAGCGCATGGGGCATTTGCTCAGCACTCGCGGTAAAAAATAA
- the fliP gene encoding flagellar type III secretion system pore protein FliP (The bacterial flagellar biogenesis protein FliP forms a type III secretion system (T3SS)-type pore required for flagellar assembly.), producing MRFKPFLPILLLSIAPSLLLAAEPAGIPFMSSTQTVGGTAYSLPIQTLLFMTALGFLPAVLLMMTAFTRIVIVLSLLRQALGTMQSPPNQVIVGLSLFLTLFIMSPVLDKIYTTAYQPYSENKMSFNEALDKGSLPLKDFMLKQTRQKDLAFFIEVSGAQAPQGPEDISLRVLVPAFVTSELKTAFQIGFMVIIPFLIIDLVVASILMGMGMMMVSPVMISLPFKLMLFVLVDGWTLLMGSLVQSFYVG from the coding sequence ATGCGCTTTAAACCATTTTTACCCATACTACTACTGAGTATAGCTCCTTCACTATTGCTAGCTGCTGAGCCTGCTGGTATACCCTTTATGTCGTCCACGCAGACTGTGGGTGGCACGGCGTATTCCTTGCCGATTCAAACGCTGCTGTTTATGACTGCGCTGGGCTTTTTGCCCGCGGTGCTGTTGATGATGACGGCGTTTACGCGCATCGTGATTGTGCTGTCGTTATTGCGCCAAGCGCTCGGAACGATGCAAAGTCCGCCCAATCAAGTGATTGTGGGTTTGTCGTTGTTTCTAACGCTGTTTATCATGTCGCCGGTGCTCGACAAAATCTATACCACTGCATATCAGCCGTATTCAGAAAATAAAATGTCGTTTAATGAAGCGCTCGATAAAGGCTCCTTGCCATTGAAAGACTTTATGCTTAAGCAAACACGGCAAAAAGACTTAGCATTTTTTATCGAAGTGTCAGGCGCGCAAGCGCCACAAGGGCCTGAAGACATCAGCTTGCGCGTGCTAGTGCCAGCCTTTGTGACCAGCGAGCTTAAAACGGCGTTCCAAATTGGCTTTATGGTCATTATTCCATTTCTGATTATCGACTTAGTCGTTGCCAGTATTTTGATGGGGATGGGGATGATGATGGTGTCGCCGGTGATGATTTCCTTGCCCTTTAAGCTGATGTTGTTTGTGCTGGTCGATGGCTGGACTTTGCTGATGGGCTCGCTCGTGCAAAGTTTTTATGTGGGGTAG
- a CDS encoding ZIP family metal transporter has product MSTLSWIITMSLLGSLLSVASAAAMAYFAKPNWIPKLVSFAVGSLLAAVFLEILPHAFGSHGGHEGHAHGETELSLLNDVHHAASQTVQAVAEHAPHASPEAISVTILLGIFIFFIMEKLVIWRHCHHESCEELEGHTHEHSHEHHHGHSHGHSHGHSHGNEHGRAGMMIMVGDTLHNFLDGAVIAAAFMADTSVGIATAVAIIAHEIPQEVGDFIVLLHSGYSKAKALLFNLLSSLAALAGGLLAYFSLSVVETAQPYLLALGASSLIYVAIADLIPTLHKRPHIKDTIYQVLLMVAGAMPIALVHHFMPH; this is encoded by the coding sequence ATGTCAACACTAAGCTGGATCATTACAATGAGCCTGCTGGGCTCTTTGCTCAGCGTGGCCTCGGCCGCCGCGATGGCGTATTTCGCGAAACCCAATTGGATTCCCAAACTTGTCTCATTTGCCGTCGGCTCTTTGCTGGCCGCGGTGTTCCTCGAGATTTTGCCGCACGCCTTTGGTAGTCATGGCGGGCATGAAGGCCATGCGCATGGCGAAACTGAGCTGTCATTGTTAAATGACGTGCATCATGCCGCTTCACAGACCGTTCAAGCGGTGGCGGAACACGCACCGCACGCTAGCCCAGAAGCGATTTCGGTGACAATTTTGCTCGGCATTTTCATCTTTTTCATCATGGAAAAGCTGGTGATCTGGCGGCATTGCCATCACGAGTCGTGTGAAGAATTGGAAGGCCACACGCACGAACATAGCCACGAACATCATCATGGTCATTCGCACGGCCATTCACATGGCCATAGCCACGGCAACGAGCACGGCCGCGCTGGCATGATGATTATGGTGGGCGATACGCTGCATAATTTCTTGGATGGCGCGGTGATTGCGGCGGCGTTTATGGCCGATACTTCGGTCGGCATTGCAACCGCGGTGGCGATTATTGCGCACGAAATTCCGCAAGAAGTCGGCGATTTTATCGTGCTGTTGCATTCGGGCTATAGCAAAGCCAAGGCGCTGCTGTTTAATTTGCTGTCGTCGCTGGCGGCGCTGGCGGGTGGTTTGCTGGCGTATTTCTCGCTCAGCGTGGTTGAAACTGCGCAGCCCTACTTGCTCGCGCTGGGCGCGTCTAGCCTAATTTATGTCGCGATTGCCGACTTGATCCCGACCCTACACAAACGCCCGCATATTAAAGACACAATCTACCAAGTGTTACTGATGGTGGCCGGTGCGATGCCGATTGCGCTAGTGCATCACTTTATGCCGCACTAA
- the fliN gene encoding flagellar motor switch protein FliN, with translation MADENTENPDDIMDDWAAALAEQETTDSAAQSDAKPADIFQSFDTNAIPAGAPNNIDMILDIPVALTVELGRTKIAIRNLLQLAQGSVVELDGLAGEPMDVLVNGCLIAQGEVVVVNEKFGIRLTDIITPAERIRRLHK, from the coding sequence ATGGCTGACGAAAACACAGAAAATCCAGATGACATTATGGATGATTGGGCCGCGGCGCTTGCTGAGCAAGAAACGACAGATAGCGCAGCCCAAAGCGATGCTAAGCCAGCAGATATTTTTCAAAGCTTTGATACCAACGCCATTCCCGCGGGAGCACCGAACAATATCGATATGATTCTCGATATTCCGGTGGCCTTAACGGTGGAATTAGGCCGCACAAAAATTGCCATTCGCAATTTATTGCAATTGGCGCAAGGCTCGGTCGTTGAGCTCGATGGACTGGCGGGTGAGCCGATGGACGTGTTGGTGAATGGCTGCTTGATTGCGCAAGGTGAGGTTGTCGTCGTTAACGAAAAATTTGGTATTCGTTTAACTGACATCATTACGCCAGCTGAACGAATTCGTCGTTTGCACAAATAA
- the fliR gene encoding flagellar biosynthetic protein FliR, giving the protein MWVVTQAQIEVWLALFWWPFLRIIGLMVADPFYSSRRISVRVRVAFAIILAVVIAPTLPQMSTVPVVSPDGVLIAFRELLIGISIGFLMRLVFTAVEMAGHLAGLQMGLGFASFYDPQNASNTLAVAQLMSLMMILLFLSLNGHLMMLQILIESMTTLPVGQTHLNGKGFELIAIYGGVIFRSAVLLSLPVLVALLITNLSIGVMTRAAPQLNVFAIGFPLTLGIGFAALYYSLPFMLPQIDQLIGGTTRIANQILKAFGG; this is encoded by the coding sequence ATGTGGGTTGTAACTCAGGCGCAGATTGAAGTTTGGCTCGCGCTGTTCTGGTGGCCGTTTTTGCGCATTATCGGCTTGATGGTCGCCGATCCTTTTTATTCCAGCCGCCGTATTTCAGTGCGGGTGCGAGTCGCCTTCGCCATTATCTTGGCTGTCGTTATTGCGCCAACTTTACCGCAAATGTCTACGGTGCCGGTGGTTTCGCCAGATGGCGTGCTGATTGCATTTCGAGAATTACTGATCGGAATTTCGATCGGCTTTTTGATGCGCCTGGTGTTTACCGCCGTTGAAATGGCGGGTCATTTGGCGGGCTTGCAAATGGGTTTGGGTTTTGCGTCGTTTTATGATCCGCAAAATGCCAGCAATACCTTGGCTGTCGCTCAATTAATGAGCTTGATGATGATTTTGCTGTTTTTATCACTCAACGGTCATTTGATGATGCTGCAGATCTTGATCGAGAGTATGACCACATTGCCGGTGGGGCAAACGCATTTGAATGGCAAGGGTTTTGAATTAATCGCAATTTACGGCGGGGTTATTTTCCGCTCGGCGGTGTTGCTCTCGCTGCCGGTACTGGTCGCGTTGCTGATCACCAACTTGTCGATCGGTGTGATGACCCGCGCAGCTCCGCAATTAAATGTCTTTGCGATTGGTTTCCCACTGACCTTGGGCATTGGCTTTGCCGCTTTGTACTATTCACTGCCCTTTATGCTGCCGCAAATTGATCAATTAATCGGCGGCACAACGCGAATTGCGAATCAAATTCTGAAGGCTTTTGGCGGCTAG
- a CDS encoding GNAT family N-acetyltransferase, producing the protein MTKPVATLTTERLIMRDWRASDLPAFAAMSADPDVMRYFPGVLSQSESDAYAALVRARLQEHGWGFWALALRDSGEFIGMAGLNIPRVALPFMPCVEIGWRLARPFWRQGLALEAASAALEFGFTQLNLDEIVSFTALSNLRSQALMQRLGMQLDTAGEFDHPVLAADHPLRRHCLYRLQKD; encoded by the coding sequence ATGACTAAACCCGTCGCCACGCTAACTACCGAACGGCTGATTATGCGCGATTGGCGCGCTAGTGATTTACCTGCATTCGCGGCGATGAGTGCCGATCCAGACGTGATGCGCTATTTTCCAGGGGTGCTCAGTCAAAGCGAAAGCGATGCGTATGCGGCGCTAGTTCGTGCGCGTTTACAAGAGCATGGCTGGGGTTTTTGGGCGCTGGCGCTGCGCGATAGCGGTGAATTTATCGGCATGGCCGGTCTCAATATCCCACGTGTAGCGCTGCCATTTATGCCCTGCGTCGAAATCGGCTGGCGCTTGGCGCGACCATTTTGGCGACAAGGTTTGGCATTGGAAGCGGCGAGCGCCGCGCTAGAGTTTGGATTTACGCAATTGAATCTGGATGAAATCGTGTCGTTTACTGCACTGAGTAATTTGCGCTCGCAAGCCTTGATGCAGCGCCTTGGCATGCAACTCGATACGGCGGGCGAGTTCGACCATCCGGTCTTAGCTGCCGATCATCCACTGCGGCGGCATTGCTTGTATCGCTTGCAGAAAGATTAA
- the pgeF gene encoding peptidoglycan editing factor PgeF, whose protein sequence is MTSLPPNALHCFTPDWPAPANVKALQTTRNGFGFGFTGDAASDRGGVSLAPYDRFNLGSHVNDDPAHVAANRALLTQALPQAPAWLNQVHGIHVVDAASISEPVDADASYTHQRGAVSVVMTADCLPLLFCDRAGTVVAAAHAGWRGLCNGVIEATVAKMDCPASDILVWLGPAIGPSAFEVGDEVRAAFMAIDAQAELAFKKQDGGKWLADINLLARQRLHTLGITAIYGGDQCTVTQAETYFSYRRDGQTGRLASLIWLE, encoded by the coding sequence GTGACCTCGCTGCCGCCTAACGCACTACACTGCTTCACCCCAGATTGGCCCGCGCCTGCCAACGTCAAAGCCTTGCAAACCACGCGCAATGGTTTTGGATTCGGCTTTACAGGGGATGCTGCAAGCGATCGCGGTGGCGTCAGCTTAGCGCCGTATGATCGCTTTAACCTCGGCAGCCACGTCAATGACGACCCTGCTCACGTCGCCGCCAATCGTGCACTATTAACACAGGCCTTGCCGCAAGCACCGGCGTGGCTTAATCAAGTGCACGGCATCCATGTCGTCGATGCAGCCAGCATCAGCGAGCCTGTTGACGCCGATGCGAGCTACACCCACCAGCGTGGCGCAGTCAGCGTCGTAATGACCGCCGACTGCCTGCCACTACTGTTTTGTGATCGCGCCGGCACGGTGGTCGCAGCGGCGCACGCGGGTTGGCGTGGTCTGTGTAATGGCGTGATTGAAGCGACGGTCGCCAAAATGGATTGCCCTGCCAGCGACATCCTCGTCTGGCTCGGCCCTGCCATCGGCCCAAGCGCCTTTGAAGTCGGCGACGAAGTGCGCGCCGCTTTTATGGCGATCGATGCACAAGCCGAACTAGCCTTCAAGAAACAAGACGGGGGTAAATGGCTGGCGGACATCAACCTATTGGCTCGCCAGCGATTACATACCCTAGGTATTACTGCGATTTATGGTGGCGATCAATGCACCGTAACACAAGCTGAAACTTATTTTAGCTATCGTCGCGACGGGCAAACAGGAAGACTAGCGAGTTTGATCTGGCTTGAGTAA